One part of the Halopenitus persicus genome encodes these proteins:
- a CDS encoding NAD(P)/FAD-dependent oxidoreductase, translating to MRICIVGAGIAGCHAAFDLAADHDVTVLDRVGIAAEATGYSAGLVAPTQYYPDRPAIARHANGFFADFDGSHGFEFTERDRLDVMTDEEAETARSTAAKLADAGFPVDYFETDEISDRYPRIRPDDFAGAVRYGDTGWVDPYTYATALKAAAEVDGAAFEIGVEVEDVRLGRSDDHAVRTDDHAVRTDDHVIRTDDGRYEADAIVLAAGWRTRDLLPGDLEVPIRPYRTQCVVLEPETPLEDSTPTGRIGSEHLYFRPEHNGDLLIGGAHDTIADPRTASTDADESFTLDVAGFAPTFFEGFDDAGFLNGWAGVDTASPDTRPIIDSPVGAPDSLVVATGFNGLGVMTSPVVGPTVRQRLTGEPAPFPAETFAADRFDDVGTDFEYVSTSEV from the coding sequence ATGCGGATCTGCATCGTTGGAGCGGGGATCGCGGGCTGTCACGCGGCCTTCGATCTCGCCGCCGACCACGACGTCACGGTGCTCGACAGGGTCGGGATCGCCGCCGAGGCGACCGGATACTCGGCGGGGCTCGTCGCACCCACGCAGTATTACCCCGACCGCCCCGCGATCGCGCGCCACGCGAACGGCTTCTTCGCCGACTTCGACGGATCACACGGCTTCGAGTTCACCGAACGGGACCGGCTCGACGTGATGACTGACGAGGAGGCCGAGACCGCCCGATCGACCGCCGCGAAACTCGCCGACGCCGGCTTCCCCGTGGATTATTTCGAGACTGACGAGATTTCGGACCGGTATCCCCGGATCCGACCGGACGACTTCGCCGGAGCGGTCCGATACGGGGACACCGGTTGGGTGGACCCGTACACTTACGCGACCGCGCTCAAGGCGGCCGCCGAGGTCGACGGCGCCGCGTTCGAGATCGGCGTCGAGGTCGAGGACGTTCGGCTCGGACGGAGCGACGACCACGCCGTCCGGACTGACGACCACGCCGTCCGGACTGACGACCACGTTATTCGTACCGACGACGGCCGCTACGAGGCCGACGCGATCGTCCTCGCCGCCGGGTGGCGGACTCGGGACCTGCTGCCCGGCGACCTGGAGGTTCCGATCCGTCCGTATCGGACGCAGTGCGTCGTCCTCGAACCCGAGACGCCGCTGGAGGACTCGACCCCGACCGGCCGGATCGGTAGCGAGCACCTCTACTTCCGCCCGGAGCACAACGGCGACCTGCTGATCGGCGGCGCACACGACACGATCGCGGACCCGCGAACCGCCTCGACGGACGCCGACGAATCGTTCACCCTCGATGTCGCCGGATTCGCCCCGACGTTCTTCGAGGGGTTCGACGACGCCGGGTTCCTCAACGGCTGGGCCGGGGTCGACACGGCCTCCCCCGACACCCGCCCGATCATCGACTCGCCGGTCGGCGCGCCCGATTCCCTGGTCGTCGCGACCGGGTTCAACGGGCTCGGCGTGATGACCTCGCCGGTCGTCGGACCGACCGTCCGGCAGCGGCTGACCGGGGAGCCGGCACCGTTCCCGGCCGAAACGTTCGCCGCGGATCGCTTCGACGACGTCGGCACTGACTTCGAGTACGTCTCCACCTCCGAGGTGTGA
- a CDS encoding phosphate ABC transporter permease codes for MVAFEAIDVALVLAGLLLAFVGAAVSVYAVTLTGFLVGGGIGSLLAPSLAGVIGLEGLALSATAVLVGGVAGAILAYAGLSVAVLGIGAVVGAFLGRFAVGPFYVDGILPLAGATLAGMAAGAVLGFVLTRTTLVFSTGFIGAAFASRSLTVADFEAAADPISFEPLLFDPTTPAFLAVLGLGVLTQLGLFRFGYVTTIVGFLPGARRWTASDDGTDST; via the coding sequence ATGGTCGCTTTCGAAGCCATCGACGTCGCGTTGGTACTCGCCGGGCTGTTGTTGGCGTTCGTCGGCGCCGCGGTCTCGGTGTATGCCGTGACGCTCACCGGCTTCCTGGTCGGCGGCGGGATCGGATCCCTGCTTGCCCCGTCGCTGGCCGGGGTGATCGGGCTCGAGGGACTGGCGCTCTCCGCCACTGCCGTTCTCGTCGGCGGCGTGGCCGGTGCGATCCTCGCGTACGCGGGGCTCTCCGTCGCCGTTCTCGGGATCGGCGCCGTCGTCGGCGCCTTCCTCGGCCGCTTCGCGGTCGGTCCGTTCTACGTGGACGGGATCCTCCCCCTCGCGGGTGCGACGTTGGCGGGGATGGCCGCCGGCGCGGTCCTCGGATTCGTGCTCACGCGGACGACCCTCGTGTTCTCGACCGGGTTCATCGGCGCCGCCTTCGCCTCCCGGTCGCTGACGGTCGCCGACTTCGAGGCGGCCGCCGACCCGATCTCGTTCGAGCCGCTGCTGTTCGACCCGACGACGCCCGCGTTCCTCGCGGTCCTCGGCTTGGGAGTGCTCACCCAGCTCGGGCTGTTCCGGTTCGGCTACGTCACGACGATCGTCGGGTTCCTCCCCGGCGCGCGCCGGTGGACCGCGAGCGACGACGGCACGGACTCGACGTGA
- a CDS encoding DUF7529 family protein — protein MDETDPDDAWAATLADRDAMAEGYRERGWDVVTVTATATGIIERPPVGITYILPGEEATAIEEVGTDSVTDSSVYVATADETLYIVTELRATADERMILLAGSIPLADLADIAEAAREDEEFRTRFIGDDGAAAGAFIHEHPDPFLSPLSEDEE, from the coding sequence ATGGACGAGACCGACCCCGACGACGCGTGGGCCGCAACCCTCGCCGACCGGGACGCGATGGCCGAGGGATATCGCGAGCGCGGCTGGGACGTCGTCACCGTCACCGCCACGGCGACGGGGATCATCGAACGCCCGCCGGTCGGGATCACGTACATCCTCCCCGGCGAGGAGGCGACGGCGATCGAGGAGGTCGGGACCGACTCGGTAACCGACTCGTCGGTGTACGTCGCAACCGCCGACGAGACGCTCTACATCGTGACCGAGCTCCGGGCCACCGCGGACGAACGGATGATACTGCTGGCCGGATCGATCCCGCTTGCCGACCTCGCTGACATTGCCGAGGCGGCGCGGGAGGACGAGGAGTTCCGGACCCGATTCATCGGCGACGACGGCGCGGCGGCCGGGGCGTTCATCCACGAGCATCCCGACCCGTTCCTCTCGCCGCTGTCCGAGGACGAGGAGTAG
- a CDS encoding MutS-related protein — MRLADYWGVGPKTSEQLTSELGAEAAIEAIESADVRALVDAGIPRGRATRILRRAAGEAEMDVLATGDTRSVYDDLLARAAGYALTDHAADRIRVLTPLADRDRIEDRLTDVLAARDAWRDLTDADRERVREAFAAYDEAGGSDRAAVETAITLREVDVAGEPFAPLADLDPETLREAAGALGYLREPATSAGQGDEAGDDVEVLEGADAELDRLREQLAEAEALESSAFDVIDAVRDDAIRDFESFKGGVIDHVATRTSIEPGRIRAAAPEDAVDAADFVSGTLRTLREELAETVAEREATVAADLRDRIHGADGDVETAVAVVSEVAFLLSLGRFAAAEDLRRPELVPDGLAVYRARNLFIEGPVEPVTYAVGDHSLDSGSSDGGSSDGGRSNRDSNDAVGNGDATDAGQPSPSPAATITPPTGDRVTVLTGANSGGKTTLLETLCAVALLAAMGLPVPAEHAEVGRFDRIVFHRRHASFNAGVLESTLKSVVPPLVESGRTLMLVDEFEAITEPGRAADLLNGLVDLTVDRGALGVYVTHLADDLSPLPERARIDGIFAEGLTRDLALQVDYQPRFGTVGKSTPEFIVSRLVANADDRAVRGGFERLAEAIGEEAVQRTLSDVRWSPE, encoded by the coding sequence ATGCGACTGGCGGACTACTGGGGTGTCGGCCCGAAGACGAGCGAGCAGCTCACGTCGGAACTCGGTGCCGAGGCGGCCATCGAAGCGATCGAATCCGCGGACGTTCGCGCGCTCGTGGACGCGGGGATTCCGCGCGGACGCGCGACCAGGATCCTCCGGCGTGCCGCCGGCGAGGCCGAGATGGACGTGCTCGCGACCGGCGACACGCGGTCGGTCTACGACGACCTCCTCGCGCGCGCCGCCGGCTACGCGCTCACCGACCACGCGGCCGACCGGATCCGCGTGCTCACCCCGCTGGCGGACCGCGACCGGATCGAGGACCGCCTCACGGACGTCCTCGCGGCGCGGGACGCCTGGCGGGACCTGACCGACGCTGACCGCGAGCGGGTACGGGAGGCCTTCGCGGCCTACGACGAGGCCGGCGGATCCGACCGGGCCGCCGTGGAGACCGCGATCACGCTCCGGGAGGTCGACGTCGCGGGCGAGCCGTTCGCCCCGCTGGCCGACCTCGATCCCGAGACGCTTCGGGAGGCGGCCGGCGCGCTGGGATACCTTCGGGAGCCGGCGACGTCGGCCGGACAGGGGGACGAGGCCGGGGACGACGTCGAGGTCCTCGAGGGAGCCGACGCGGAACTCGACCGGCTGCGCGAGCAGCTCGCCGAGGCGGAGGCGCTCGAGTCGTCCGCCTTCGACGTCATCGACGCCGTCCGTGACGACGCGATCCGTGACTTCGAGTCGTTCAAGGGCGGCGTGATCGACCACGTGGCGACGCGGACGTCGATCGAGCCCGGCCGGATACGGGCCGCCGCGCCCGAAGACGCGGTCGACGCGGCCGACTTCGTCTCGGGAACCCTGCGGACGCTGCGGGAGGAGCTGGCCGAGACGGTTGCCGAACGCGAGGCGACCGTCGCTGCGGACCTCCGCGACCGGATCCACGGGGCCGACGGCGACGTCGAAACCGCCGTTGCCGTCGTCTCGGAGGTCGCGTTCCTGCTCTCGCTGGGACGGTTCGCGGCCGCGGAGGACCTCCGACGCCCCGAACTCGTCCCGGACGGGCTCGCGGTGTATCGCGCCCGAAACCTCTTCATCGAGGGTCCGGTCGAACCGGTCACATACGCAGTCGGGGACCACTCGCTCGATTCCGGATCGAGCGACGGCGGGTCGAGTGACGGTGGGCGGAGCAACCGTGACTCGAACGATGCCGTGGGGAACGGCGACGCGACGGACGCCGGCCAACCGTCACCCTCGCCCGCCGCGACGATCACGCCGCCGACGGGGGACCGCGTGACGGTCCTCACGGGGGCGAACTCGGGCGGGAAGACGACGCTGCTCGAGACGCTGTGTGCGGTTGCACTGCTCGCCGCGATGGGTCTTCCCGTCCCGGCCGAGCACGCCGAGGTCGGCCGCTTCGACCGGATCGTCTTCCATCGGCGGCACGCCTCCTTCAACGCCGGCGTGCTCGAGTCGACGCTCAAGTCGGTCGTGCCGCCGCTCGTGGAGTCGGGACGGACGCTGATGCTCGTCGACGAGTTCGAGGCGATCACCGAGCCCGGGCGGGCTGCCGACCTGTTGAACGGGCTCGTCGACCTGACGGTCGACCGGGGTGCGCTCGGCGTGTACGTCACCCATCTCGCGGACGACCTGAGCCCGCTGCCCGAGCGTGCGCGGATCGACGGAATCTTCGCAGAGGGGCTGACGCGGGACCTCGCGTTACAGGTGGACTACCAGCCGCGGTTCGGGACCGTGGGCAAATCGACGCCGGAGTTCATCGTCTCGCGACTCGTCGCGAACGCCGACGACCGGGCGGTCCGCGGCGGATTCGAACGCCTGGCGGAGGCGATCGGCGAGGAGGCCGTCCAGCGGACCCTCTCGGACGTTCGGTGGTCGCCGGAGTGA
- a CDS encoding DUF6517 family protein, with protein MSTRRSIIGGIGAATLASASGCLGFLTGSEPLEESASPARVQANVSEATGYEFQGIEEQTLEETFEIAGQERTVIATNAVATYEKSFEIPLLGDARAGVFAVVSTPAFEIAGQSLNPVSEYDEAELVDLVASQYEGLRVRGERARTTATTLGTDYEVAIFAGTATFQGQEVDVNVHTGSLRHEEDFLIPVGVYPQELADQERANVETLLDSLEHPIEG; from the coding sequence ATGTCAACGCGACGGTCGATCATCGGGGGGATCGGTGCTGCCACGCTCGCGTCCGCGAGCGGCTGTCTCGGGTTTCTCACGGGGTCGGAGCCGCTCGAGGAGAGCGCGAGTCCGGCGCGCGTCCAGGCGAACGTCTCCGAGGCGACCGGGTACGAGTTCCAGGGGATCGAGGAGCAAACCCTCGAGGAGACCTTCGAGATCGCGGGTCAGGAACGGACGGTGATCGCGACGAACGCCGTCGCGACGTACGAGAAGTCCTTCGAGATCCCGCTCCTCGGGGACGCGCGAGCCGGAGTGTTCGCCGTCGTCTCGACGCCCGCCTTCGAGATCGCCGGGCAGTCGCTCAACCCGGTCAGCGAGTACGACGAGGCCGAGCTCGTCGACCTGGTCGCCTCCCAGTACGAGGGACTGCGCGTGCGCGGCGAGCGGGCACGGACCACCGCCACGACGCTCGGCACCGACTACGAGGTCGCGATCTTCGCCGGCACGGCGACCTTCCAGGGCCAGGAGGTCGACGTGAACGTCCATACCGGGTCGCTCAGACACGAGGAGGACTTCCTCATTCCGGTCGGCGTCTACCCGCAGGAGCTGGCCGACCAGGAGCGGGCGAACGTCGAGACGTTGCTCGACTCGCTCGAACATCCGATCGAGGGCTGA
- the mce gene encoding methylmalonyl-CoA epimerase, giving the protein MKLHHAGIATRDVDDLASLFADLLSTPVVHEERVDGMRVVFLEADAGGYLELLEPVADGPIATYLDRHGPGIHHLALSTADVQASIDRARELGVEPIDDAPRQGAWGHEVAFLHPGSTGGVLLEFVAESH; this is encoded by the coding sequence ATGAAGCTTCACCACGCCGGGATCGCGACTCGGGACGTCGACGACCTCGCGTCCCTGTTCGCCGACCTGCTGTCGACGCCGGTCGTCCACGAGGAGCGCGTCGACGGGATGCGGGTCGTGTTCTTGGAGGCGGACGCGGGCGGGTACCTCGAGCTGCTCGAGCCGGTAGCGGACGGTCCGATCGCGACCTACCTGGACCGACACGGACCGGGGATCCACCACCTCGCGCTGTCGACGGCCGACGTCCAGGCCAGCATCGACCGTGCGCGCGAGCTCGGCGTGGAGCCGATCGATGACGCCCCACGTCAGGGTGCGTGGGGGCACGAGGTCGCGTTCCTGCATCCGGGATCGACGGGCGGAGTGCTTCTGGAGTTCGTCGCGGAGTCGCACTGA
- a CDS encoding zinc ribbon domain-containing protein: MGDRPCDRVFCPACDAPATTRDAECPDCGAVLPAEGR; the protein is encoded by the coding sequence ATGGGCGACCGACCGTGCGACCGCGTGTTCTGTCCGGCGTGTGACGCACCGGCGACGACACGGGACGCCGAGTGTCCCGACTGCGGCGCGGTGCTCCCGGCCGAGGGGCGGTAG
- a CDS encoding PRC-barrel domain-containing protein — MEPTPDEITSLVGREVYSNNGVFVGEVEDVRLDLDAETVTGLALAELNGQLFRSRVQPGQGVIVPYRWVRAVGDVILINDVIERLDVEGDEDVDEAVA, encoded by the coding sequence ATGGAACCAACGCCAGACGAGATCACGAGCCTCGTCGGTCGCGAGGTGTACTCGAACAACGGAGTGTTCGTCGGCGAGGTCGAGGACGTCCGCCTCGACCTCGACGCCGAGACGGTCACCGGGCTCGCGCTCGCGGAGTTGAACGGCCAGCTCTTCCGGTCGCGCGTCCAGCCCGGCCAGGGCGTCATCGTTCCGTACCGCTGGGTCCGCGCGGTCGGCGACGTCATCCTCATCAACGACGTGATCGAGCGGCTCGACGTCGAGGGCGACGAGGACGTCGACGAAGCCGTGGCCTGA
- a CDS encoding DUF7501 family protein, which produces MSTQPSTTPDPTWTDPTDCPFCGASLPDPGAGFVDHIRENDACESGFDEWRKNVAGDIRGEWSG; this is translated from the coding sequence ATGTCGACCCAACCGTCCACGACGCCCGACCCGACGTGGACCGATCCGACCGACTGTCCCTTCTGTGGCGCGTCGCTTCCGGACCCCGGTGCCGGGTTCGTCGATCACATTCGCGAGAACGACGCGTGTGAGTCGGGCTTCGACGAGTGGCGGAAGAACGTGGCCGGGGACATCCGTGGCGAGTGGAGCGGCTGA
- a CDS encoding pyridoxal-phosphate-dependent aminotransferase family protein produces the protein MSDRAETRGTAEGAPDVGELTPPDRTLMGPGPSDVHPRVLRAMSTPLVGHLDPAFVEMMDEVQELLRYTFRTDNRWTIPVSGTGSAAMEAAIGNLVEPGDTMLVPTNGYFGGRMASMARRAGGEVVEVDAPWGEPLEPADVAAAFDEHQPDVFGFVHAETSTGVLQPAVPELTSIAHDHDAYVIADTVTSLGGVELRVDEWDVDVAYSGPQKCLSCPPGASPLTLNDRAMDKVLDRETDARSWYLDLSLLEGYWGDERSYHHTAPITNVYALREALRLVAEEGIEERWARHRAVAGDLKAGLQELGLEMNAPDDYWLPSLNAVRVPDGVDDAAVIDHLIAEYDLEIAGGLGDLAGDIWRIGCMGHSARPKNVEYLLAALADALAEQGAV, from the coding sequence ATGTCCGACCGAGCCGAGACGCGAGGGACGGCCGAGGGCGCCCCCGACGTGGGCGAGCTGACGCCGCCCGACCGCACCCTGATGGGCCCGGGACCGAGCGACGTCCACCCGCGCGTGCTGCGGGCGATGAGCACGCCGCTTGTGGGCCACCTCGACCCGGCGTTCGTCGAGATGATGGACGAGGTCCAGGAGCTGTTGCGGTACACCTTCCGAACCGACAATCGGTGGACGATCCCGGTCTCGGGGACCGGGTCGGCCGCGATGGAGGCGGCGATCGGCAACCTCGTCGAGCCAGGTGACACGATGTTGGTTCCGACGAACGGCTACTTCGGCGGCCGGATGGCCTCGATGGCCCGCCGGGCCGGCGGCGAGGTCGTCGAGGTCGACGCGCCGTGGGGCGAGCCGCTCGAGCCGGCCGACGTCGCGGCCGCCTTCGACGAGCACCAGCCCGACGTCTTCGGGTTCGTCCACGCCGAGACGTCGACCGGCGTCCTGCAGCCCGCGGTGCCGGAGCTGACGTCCATCGCCCACGACCACGACGCGTACGTGATCGCGGACACCGTCACGTCGCTCGGGGGCGTGGAGCTGCGCGTCGACGAGTGGGACGTCGACGTCGCCTATTCGGGCCCGCAGAAGTGTCTCTCCTGTCCGCCGGGCGCGAGCCCGCTCACGCTGAACGACCGCGCGATGGACAAGGTGCTCGACCGCGAGACGGACGCGCGCTCGTGGTACCTCGATCTCTCCCTGCTGGAGGGCTACTGGGGCGACGAGCGGTCGTACCATCACACGGCGCCGATCACCAACGTCTACGCGCTTCGGGAGGCCCTCCGGCTCGTCGCCGAGGAGGGGATCGAGGAGCGCTGGGCGCGCCACCGCGCGGTCGCCGGCGACCTGAAGGCGGGCCTGCAGGAGCTGGGCCTCGAGATGAACGCGCCGGACGACTACTGGCTGCCGAGCCTCAACGCGGTCCGGGTGCCCGACGGCGTCGACGACGCCGCGGTGATCGACCACCTGATCGCAGAGTACGACCTCGAGATCGCGGGCGGGCTCGGCGACCTGGCCGGCGACATCTGGCGGATCGGCTGTATGGGCCACTCCGCGCGCCCGAAGAACGTCGAATACCTGCTTGCCGCCCTCGCGGACGCGCTCGCGGAGCAGGGGGCCGTATAG
- a CDS encoding DHH family phosphoesterase: MSTGASGTARTRYAILGCGSVGHAVAESLTDRGKDVLILDRDESRVEALRDQDLNAQVQDIADPSVADVVDDRDIVLILASDVEANKDAVTALRERSDDHYVVVRASDPVSEDELRELGADVVINPSTVIADSALRSLETGELEYMARQLADILSGTDGEMAILTHDNPDPDSIASATALQAIAESYDVEAHIIYPGEVGHQENRAFVNLLGIELRSRAESPPLADYETIALVDHAKSGDPEITIEADVDVYIDHFDSDREYDARFVDIRTNVSSTSTILTKYLQEFDLSPSEAVATALLYGIRAETLDFKRDTTPADLTAAAYLHPFANHDTLEQVESPSMSPETLDVLAEAIQNRQVQGSHLFSSAGFIRDRDALSQAAQHLLNLEGITTTAVLGVADEHIYLAARSKDIRINIGNVLQDAFEDMGEAAGHSTQGSVEIPLGIFTGIETNEENRDTLLQLTEEAVRRKLFDAMGVEGSEGSNGS; encoded by the coding sequence ATGAGTACAGGGGCGAGCGGGACGGCACGGACGCGTTACGCGATCCTCGGCTGTGGAAGCGTCGGCCACGCGGTGGCCGAGTCGCTGACCGACCGCGGCAAGGACGTGTTGATCCTCGACCGGGACGAGAGCCGGGTCGAGGCACTCCGCGACCAGGACCTCAACGCCCAGGTGCAGGACATCGCCGACCCGAGCGTCGCGGACGTCGTCGACGACCGGGACATCGTCCTCATTCTGGCCTCCGACGTCGAGGCGAACAAGGACGCGGTCACGGCGCTCCGGGAGCGCAGCGACGACCACTACGTCGTCGTCCGCGCCTCCGACCCCGTCAGCGAGGACGAGCTGCGCGAGCTGGGCGCGGACGTGGTGATCAACCCCTCGACGGTGATCGCCGATTCCGCGCTGCGGTCGCTGGAGACCGGCGAGCTCGAGTACATGGCCCGCCAACTCGCCGACATCCTCTCCGGGACGGACGGGGAGATGGCGATCCTGACCCACGACAACCCCGACCCCGACTCGATCGCCTCCGCGACCGCGCTGCAGGCGATCGCCGAGTCGTACGACGTCGAGGCACACATCATCTACCCGGGCGAGGTCGGCCACCAGGAGAACCGCGCGTTCGTCAACCTGCTCGGGATCGAGCTGCGCTCGCGTGCGGAGTCCCCGCCGCTTGCCGACTACGAGACGATCGCGCTCGTCGACCACGCCAAATCCGGCGACCCCGAGATCACGATCGAGGCGGACGTCGACGTCTACATCGACCACTTCGACTCCGACCGCGAGTACGACGCCCGGTTCGTCGACATCCGAACGAACGTCTCCTCGACGTCGACGATCCTCACCAAGTACCTCCAGGAGTTCGACCTCTCGCCCTCCGAGGCGGTCGCGACCGCCCTCCTGTACGGCATCCGGGCGGAGACGCTGGATTTCAAACGCGACACCACGCCCGCGGACCTGACCGCCGCGGCCTACCTCCATCCGTTCGCGAACCACGACACCCTCGAGCAGGTCGAGTCGCCCTCGATGTCGCCGGAGACGCTCGACGTGCTCGCGGAGGCGATCCAGAACCGCCAGGTGCAGGGGAGCCACCTCTTCTCGAGCGCCGGCTTCATCCGCGACCGGGACGCCCTCTCGCAGGCGGCCCAACACCTGCTCAACCTCGAGGGGATCACCACGACCGCGGTGCTCGGCGTCGCCGACGAGCACATCTACCTCGCGGCGCGCTCGAAGGACATCCGCATCAACATCGGCAACGTCCTCCAGGACGCCTTCGAGGACATGGGCGAGGCGGCCGGCCACTCCACGCAGGGCTCCGTCGAGATCCCGCTCGGCATCTTCACTGGCATCGAGACGAACGAGGAGAACCGGGACACGCTGTTGCAGCTCACCGAGGAGGCGGTCCGCCGGAAGCTCTTCGACGCGATGGGCGTCGAGGGGTCCGAGGGATCGAACGGATCCTAG
- the thrS gene encoding threonine--tRNA ligase produces the protein MSETDAQADVTVVLPDGSSLTVPAGSTVEDVAYEIGPGLGRDTVAGKIDGELVSKHDPVHDGAEIEIVTEDSDAYLTVLRHSAAHVFAQALQRLRPEAKLTIGPPTDDGFYYDVTDVDLDEDDLDEIETEMEAILEADYDIERVERSREEALELYADNPFKRDILETEAAGEDPVSFYVQDDWQDLCQGPHVDSTGEIGAVTLRNISSAYWRGEEDNESLTRVYGTAFESESDLEEFLEMRAEAAERDHRKIGREMDLFSIPDHSPGCAHYHPNGMRIRRELEEYIREKNDELGYEEVWTPELNKAELWKPTGHYDAFKEAGEMFAWEQDDTEYGLKPMNCANHAHIFDDDQHSYRDLPLRYSEFGTVYRNEQSGELSGLLRVRGLTQDDGHAFVRPDQIEDEIRRTIGVIEEIYDQFDLEIIYKIETQGENAVGGDDIWETATDALRTALESKGLEYDVEAGEAAFYGPKIGLNARDAIGREWTIGTVQVDFNIPRRLDLTYTGEDNDEHHPVMIHRALLGSIERFMGVTIEHFKGNFPLWLAPEQVRVLPVSDDTLGYAHRVKNALADAGLRVEVEDRDWTVGRKIRQAHDDRLPYMVIVGGNEEESDTISVRDRFENEADGVDLEAFVDHLVAEREEKRTEPDFIDP, from the coding sequence ATGAGCGAGACCGATGCTCAGGCCGACGTCACGGTCGTCCTCCCGGACGGATCATCCCTCACCGTACCGGCCGGGTCGACAGTCGAGGACGTCGCCTACGAGATCGGCCCCGGGCTCGGTCGCGACACCGTCGCCGGGAAGATCGACGGCGAGCTCGTGAGCAAACACGATCCCGTCCACGACGGCGCCGAGATCGAGATCGTGACCGAGGACTCCGACGCGTACCTCACGGTCCTCCGTCACTCGGCGGCCCACGTGTTCGCCCAGGCGCTACAGCGGCTCCGCCCGGAGGCGAAGCTGACGATCGGCCCGCCGACCGACGACGGGTTCTACTACGACGTCACGGACGTCGACCTCGACGAGGACGACCTCGACGAGATCGAGACGGAGATGGAGGCGATCCTCGAGGCCGATTACGACATCGAGCGCGTCGAGCGCTCCCGCGAGGAGGCGCTGGAGCTCTACGCCGACAACCCGTTCAAACGCGACATCCTCGAGACCGAGGCGGCCGGCGAGGACCCGGTCAGCTTCTACGTCCAGGACGACTGGCAGGATCTGTGTCAGGGCCCCCACGTCGACTCGACCGGCGAGATCGGCGCCGTCACGCTGCGCAACATCTCCTCGGCCTACTGGCGCGGCGAGGAGGACAACGAGAGCCTCACGCGCGTGTACGGCACGGCCTTCGAGTCCGAGTCCGACCTCGAGGAGTTCCTCGAGATGCGCGCGGAGGCGGCGGAGCGTGACCACCGGAAGATCGGCCGCGAGATGGATCTCTTCTCGATCCCGGACCACTCGCCCGGCTGCGCCCACTACCACCCGAACGGGATGCGGATCCGCCGCGAGCTCGAGGAGTACATCCGCGAGAAGAACGACGAGCTCGGCTACGAGGAGGTCTGGACGCCCGAGCTGAACAAGGCCGAGCTGTGGAAGCCGACCGGCCACTACGACGCGTTCAAGGAGGCGGGCGAGATGTTCGCCTGGGAGCAGGACGACACCGAGTACGGCCTGAAGCCGATGAACTGCGCGAACCACGCGCATATCTTTGACGACGACCAACACTCCTACCGGGACCTCCCGCTGCGCTACTCCGAGTTCGGAACCGTCTACCGCAACGAGCAGTCCGGCGAGCTGTCGGGACTGCTCCGCGTTCGCGGGCTCACCCAGGACGACGGCCACGCCTTCGTCCGCCCCGACCAGATCGAGGACGAGATCCGCCGGACGATCGGCGTCATCGAGGAGATCTACGACCAGTTCGACCTCGAGATCATCTATAAGATCGAGACGCAGGGCGAGAACGCCGTCGGCGGCGACGACATCTGGGAGACCGCCACGGACGCGCTCCGGACCGCCCTGGAGTCGAAGGGGCTCGAGTACGACGTCGAGGCCGGCGAGGCCGCCTTCTACGGCCCGAAGATCGGCCTGAACGCCCGGGACGCGATCGGTCGCGAGTGGACGATCGGCACCGTCCAGGTGGACTTCAACATCCCGCGCCGGCTCGATCTCACCTACACCGGCGAGGACAACGACGAACACCACCCCGTGATGATCCACCGCGCCCTGCTCGGCAGCATCGAGCGGTTCATGGGCGTGACGATCGAGCACTTCAAGGGCAACTTCCCGCTGTGGCTGGCCCCCGAGCAGGTCCGCGTCCTGCCCGTCTCCGACGACACGCTCGGGTACGCCCATCGCGTGAAGAACGCCCTCGCCGACGCCGGCCTCCGGGTCGAGGTCGAGGACCGCGACTGGACCGTCGGCCGCAAGATCCGCCAGGCGCACGACGACCGCCTGCCGTACATGGTGATCGTCGGCGGTAACGAGGAGGAGTCGGACACGATCTCCGTGCGCGACCGCTTCGAGAACGAGGCGGACGGGGTCGATCTAGAGGCGTTCGTCGACCACCTCGTGGCGGAACGCGAGGAGAAGCGGACCGAGCCGGACTTCATCGACCCGTAG